CTGAGCATGGCACTTTTCACGTTGCCGGCCGTCGAACAGCGACTGTTTTGTCCTTCTTGAGGTAATGCCCGATGAAAGCCTGGATCTGCCTTCCCCTGATTGCCCTGACCCTTGCTGGCTGTGCGGGCAAGACGGCCTATCGCGACAGTTGCGCGACTCAGTTGGATGCGGCCTGGAAGGAACTCGACCTCGCCAAGGCCGAAGGGTTTGCCGGTACCGTGAGCTACTCCAAGGCGCTGTCATTGCTGACTGGAGCCAAGACCCAGCAGCAGTTCGAGGCGTTCGAGGGGTGCAGCAGCAAAGCCGAGCGGGCACGTTTCTATATCCGTGAGTCCCGTGCAGGCCGTTGACCGAGGAGGCTGATATGCCCGCGATGCTCGATCATGTAGTCGCTCAGGTCCTGGCCCTGCAGGTGCGTCTACTGGCCTGCCGGGAACGCCTGGCCGCCGATACCGACAGCGAAGCCCTGCACGACCTGCGCACCAGTGTCAGGCGCCTGCGCAGTCTGCTGCGACCCTTGCGCGCGCTGCCGGGTGTCGAACAGTTGGAGGATGCAGCGAAATCGCTGGGCACGCTCACCACGCCTCTGCGCGACCGTGAGGTGCTGGCCGATCAGTTGATCTCTGCTGGGTACGTGCAGGCCGGGCAGCGGCGCCTGCAGGGCAGGGCGGCAGCTTTCGCCAGCGTCGCTGCCAGCCCGCAGTTGACCCGGCTGCTGGCGATACTGGATTCATTCCCCCTGTTCCTGCGTGCTTCGCAACGCGAAGGCCTGGCGAATGACTTGGGCACGCGCATCGACAAACGCCTGCGCAAGCAATGGCGCAAGCTGGAGGCGGCCATCGACGATCCGGCCCATGACCGGCATCGCT
The Pseudomonas putida genome window above contains:
- a CDS encoding CHAD domain-containing protein, yielding MPAMLDHVVAQVLALQVRLLACRERLAADTDSEALHDLRTSVRRLRSLLRPLRALPGVEQLEDAAKSLGTLTTPLRDREVLADQLISAGYVQAGQRRLQGRAAAFASVAASPQLTRLLAILDSFPLFLRASQREGLANDLGTRIDKRLRKQWRKLEAAIDDPAHDRHRLRLLIKRVRYGDEAYPQLRHAGKKLQRLLKQAQGDLGDWHDRVQWLLQLREHPDLAPCEAAWETELHETERASDATLASLRKALSRR